The Enhydrobacter sp. sequence GACGCCTTCATGGACGGCGTGGCCCGCGACGCCGCGCGACGGCGGCCCGGCAGCGCATCGAGCGGCCTGCCAAGGGTGATCGTGGCCCATGAGGGCCTGATCATCGCGCCGTGAGCCAGCCCACCAGCCTGCGCGGCCGCTGGCGCCGGCTGGCGCTCGGTCTGCCGACCGTGCTGGGCTTTCCGGCCCGGGGATGGTTCATCCCTCACCGGTATGCCGGCCTGCTGCCGCCCCCCGGCAGCCAGCCTCCCTATCCCGAGATCGAGGCACTGTTCGAGCGTGCGACGCCTGCCTTTTTGGCGACCCTCGATCTGATGGATGCGCATGCCGGCGAACTGGCGAGCCTCGGGCATCTGCTCGACCAGGCATGGTTCCCGCCGCTCGACGGCGTCGCCGCCTACAGCCTCGTCCGCGCGCGCCGGCCCCGACGTCTGGTGGAGGTGGGCTCCGGCCATTCGACGCGCCTCCTTGCCAGCGCCCTGGCCGGACACGGCGAGATCGTGGCGGTCGACCCGGCGCCGCGTGCCGATATCGCCGGTCTGCCGGGCGTGTGCGTGGTGCCGAAGACCCTGCAGGCCGCTCCGGCCGCCCTTTTCGATGGCCTTGCAGCCGGCGATTTCCTGTTCATCGACTCGAGCCACGTCCTGATGCCGGGCAGCGATGTCGACCTCCTGCTCAATCGCGTCCTGCCGCGGCTGCCGTCGGGCGTACTGGTGCATATCCACGACATCTTCCTGCCGTTCGACTATCCCGCCGTCTGGGGCTGGCGGAACTACAACGAGCAGCAGGGGGTGGCGCCGCTGATCATCGGCCGCGGCTACCGACCGATCTTCTCCAGCATCTGGGCCGAGCGGCGGCTGGCCGACCGGTTGGCGCGATCAGTCGTGCCACGCCTGCCGCGCCGGACCGATGCCATGGCGGCGAGCCTGTGGCTGGAAAAGGCCTGATCGATGGCCGCCGAGGAATCGGGGATTCGGTCGATATTGTGGTGATCGCGGGCACAGGAACGTCATTGGCGATGGGGCCGCGTTGCCTTGCCCTTTCCCCATTCGGAGCCTATGTAATTTGAGGCGAGTGGAGGAGTCGGCGGAGCGCCTTCGTGGGCAACAACTACGACATCATTCTGATCGGACTGGTCGCGATTTTCCTGATCCTGCGCCTGCGCGCGGTGCTGGGCAAGCGCACCGGCAACGAGCGTCCGCCGGCGCGCGATCCGTTCAGCCCGCCGGCACCGCCACCCGCTCCTCCCGCCCCGCCGCGGCTTGGCGATGCATCGCCCGGCAACGACAATGTCGTGTCCCTGCCCGGCCTGGCGCGTCCGTCCGACGCGACCACGAGACCCGGCGGGATTCGGGCGGCCGTCCTGTCTGCGGCGTCCGCCGGTGTGAATGCCATTCGGGCCGCCGATCCGCATTTCGATCCCCTGGCCTTCGCCGACGGCGCGCGCGCCGCCTTCACGGCGATCGTGGAGGCTTTTGCCAAGGGTGACGTCCAATCCTTGCGACCGTTGCTCGATGACCCGACCTTCGCAAGCTTCGACGGCGCCATCCGTGCCCGCACGGACCGCGGTGAGAAGGCCGAGACAACATTGATCGGCTTCGAAGCTTCCGACATCGCGGCGGCCGAGCTGCAGGCGAATACCGCGCAGGTCACCGTCCGTTTCATCACCGAGCAGGTCAATGTGGTGCGCAACGCCGAAGGCCAGATCGCCGATGGCAATCCCAACGAGGTGCAGAAGGTGGTCGACCTCTGGACGTTCCGCCGCGACATCAAGTCGAAAGATCCAAACTGGATTCTGGTCAAGACCGAGAGCGAAGGCTGAGGGGGAGGCATCATCGCATGCGCTGGACCGTCCTGTCCGGCGGCGCAGCTCTGCTGGCCGTTGCCGGTCTGCTTTCCGCATGCGCAAGCGGCGCGGGAGTGACCGCATCCAACAGGGTCGCGATGGAGCCGACCTCGTTCAA is a genomic window containing:
- a CDS encoding class I SAM-dependent methyltransferase, producing MSQPTSLRGRWRRLALGLPTVLGFPARGWFIPHRYAGLLPPPGSQPPYPEIEALFERATPAFLATLDLMDAHAGELASLGHLLDQAWFPPLDGVAAYSLVRARRPRRLVEVGSGHSTRLLASALAGHGEIVAVDPAPRADIAGLPGVCVVPKTLQAAPAALFDGLAAGDFLFIDSSHVLMPGSDVDLLLNRVLPRLPSGVLVHIHDIFLPFDYPAVWGWRNYNEQQGVAPLIIGRGYRPIFSSIWAERRLADRLARSVVPRLPRRTDAMAASLWLEKA
- a CDS encoding Tim44/TimA family putative adaptor protein, which codes for MGNNYDIILIGLVAIFLILRLRAVLGKRTGNERPPARDPFSPPAPPPAPPAPPRLGDASPGNDNVVSLPGLARPSDATTRPGGIRAAVLSAASAGVNAIRAADPHFDPLAFADGARAAFTAIVEAFAKGDVQSLRPLLDDPTFASFDGAIRARTDRGEKAETTLIGFEASDIAAAELQANTAQVTVRFITEQVNVVRNAEGQIADGNPNEVQKVVDLWTFRRDIKSKDPNWILVKTESEG